A genomic segment from Kyrpidia tusciae DSM 2912 encodes:
- the cbiQ gene encoding cobalt ECF transporter T component CbiQ, protein MSPIDQWAHANRWRRLHPMQKALFAAGLGAGAFVFPTPVAAIIPVIAGLFLRYGAGIPAAVFLRFLALPLSFLSLGAIPLLVQVQPSGPSPLWTMDGGAGWWIGVTGESVRMAVAVWVRALAVTSSMYVLALTTPVPDLVGLLRRMKVPEILLEVMHLMYRYLFVLMEMAQQTHVAQSARLGYRSWSRSLSSLGRLGAALAVKSRLEVEDLHRTLISRGYRGQLTVLSPPFTVCLKTAAWMGAAGVGLAVAAWVVGGR, encoded by the coding sequence ATGAGTCCGATTGATCAATGGGCACATGCCAACCGGTGGCGCCGGCTCCATCCGATGCAGAAAGCCCTGTTTGCCGCCGGCCTGGGAGCGGGTGCGTTTGTCTTTCCGACGCCAGTCGCGGCGATCATACCTGTGATCGCCGGACTTTTTCTGCGGTATGGAGCCGGGATCCCCGCAGCTGTATTCCTTCGATTCTTAGCGCTGCCGTTGTCGTTTTTGTCGCTCGGTGCGATTCCGCTGTTGGTTCAAGTGCAGCCTTCAGGCCCTTCCCCTCTTTGGACGATGGATGGGGGGGCCGGCTGGTGGATTGGAGTGACCGGAGAAAGCGTCCGGATGGCGGTGGCCGTGTGGGTCAGGGCGCTCGCAGTAACCTCTTCGATGTACGTCCTGGCGCTCACCACGCCGGTACCGGATCTCGTGGGCTTGTTGCGCCGCATGAAAGTGCCCGAGATTCTCTTGGAAGTGATGCACCTCATGTATCGCTATTTGTTTGTTCTCATGGAAATGGCTCAGCAAACGCATGTGGCTCAGTCCGCTCGACTGGGATATCGGTCATGGAGCCGGAGCTTGTCTTCCCTTGGTCGTCTGGGGGCGGCGTTGGCCGTCAAGAGCCGCCTGGAGGTGGAGGATCTGCACCGAACGCTGATCTCGCGGGGGTACCGCGGGCAACTGACCGTCCTGTCGCCTCCGTTTACGGTGTGTCTCAAAACCGCCGCCTGGATGGGTGCGGCGGGGGTGGGTCTGGCGGTTGCCGCCTGGGTTGTGGGGGGGCGTTGA
- a CDS encoding energy-coupling factor ABC transporter ATP-binding protein: MEEPTFLLEGVEYNYEDGTPGLQGVSLGIERGKKVAFLGPNGAGKSTLFLHLNGILRPFRGRIFFQGKEVRYARKELARLRTKVGIVFQNPDRQVVIGHVWEDVSFGPMNLGLSPPEVEGRVEEALKVTGLWDLRDKAVHLLSYGQKKRVALAGILAMRPEVMILDEPTASLDPGQVHSLLELLECLHRQGIQIVLSTHDVDFAYAWADWVVIMHAGRVLAEGLPKEVFSDTDILKRASLTKPVLWRVWEQLNRAGVYVGGPPRTVEELSIHVARAATDGRASCGS; encoded by the coding sequence ATGGAGGAGCCGACCTTCCTGCTAGAAGGTGTCGAGTACAACTATGAAGATGGGACTCCGGGTTTGCAAGGCGTGTCGCTGGGCATTGAACGCGGGAAAAAAGTCGCTTTCCTCGGCCCCAATGGTGCGGGAAAATCGACGTTATTCCTGCATTTGAACGGGATTTTGCGCCCGTTTCGCGGTCGAATCTTTTTTCAGGGGAAGGAGGTTCGGTACGCCCGCAAAGAGCTTGCTCGGCTGCGAACCAAGGTCGGGATCGTCTTTCAGAACCCGGATCGACAAGTGGTGATCGGTCATGTATGGGAGGATGTATCTTTTGGACCGATGAACCTGGGGTTGTCCCCGCCTGAAGTTGAGGGGCGGGTGGAGGAAGCGTTGAAGGTCACGGGACTTTGGGATCTGCGGGACAAGGCGGTGCATCTCCTCAGTTACGGCCAGAAAAAACGGGTTGCGTTAGCCGGGATTTTGGCCATGAGACCGGAAGTGATGATTCTCGATGAGCCCACCGCTTCCCTGGACCCCGGGCAGGTCCACTCTTTGCTCGAATTGTTGGAGTGTTTACACCGCCAAGGGATCCAAATCGTTTTGTCGACGCACGATGTCGATTTTGCCTATGCGTGGGCGGATTGGGTCGTGATCATGCATGCCGGGCGCGTACTCGCCGAGGGCTTGCCGAAGGAAGTGTTCAGTGACACGGATATTCTGAAACGCGCATCTCTGACAAAACCTGTGCTGTGGAGGGTCTGGGAGCAGTTGAACCGAGCGGGAGTGTATGTTGGCGGGCCCCCCAGAACGGTGGAAGAATTGTCTATCCATGTCGCCCGAGCGGCGACCGATGGGCGTGCGTCCTGCGGATCATGA